The following are encoded together in the Mesoterricola sediminis genome:
- a CDS encoding CheR family methyltransferase: MTDAQAPSSPAGPAEDPLRLVCLVASAGGLDPLKLITACLGPGLAGVVLILQHFPEDQASHLPDLLTASCALPVRVGLPGTVLAAGTLYVLGGGMEVEAVPGGLCLRRDQAIPTQDLPGDHLLRSAAAAVGRRAAGILLSGTGRDGTEGLRAIRDAGGMTLVQAPASAAYDGMARSAMEAGVAGRVLPPEELAVAIQEFCQGARPGAPGRSGGLPEICDTLTRLTGHDFHGYKQGTLLRRIQRRMRACQCRSLGEYALALEGNAQEGAALLADLLIGVTEFFRDPLAFEALGRALGAAQAAGGPQPRDIRAWVPGCATGEEAYSIAMVLSETLGDLRPLKVFATDIDVQALMRAKQGQYRAEDLRGVSAGRLTRFFEAELDGLRIRKELRACCLFSFHNLLQDPPFSDLDLISCRNLFIYLRPEVQERLVPFLHFALRPGGLLFLGPSDGTGALGELFEPLDGSHRIFRRRDAVRRPALVGLQRSLGEPGSGAYVRSPAPAMPVGSVGLFERLLLEEFVPPSAIVNAAGDVLYGAGGIGRHLAPALGTPTGNLVRGAGGALGTTLKALLVRAAAEPGGTAQAVVRDEAGTAPGLIRVLVRALPGMGRASGTFAVILRPEGPAQDPVPSGDTGQLDAPLLEQLDSELRATRAELQMTVEDLESANEELRSSNEELQTSQEELQSVNEELVVINRELQTKVQELQEANADLQNLFAATDIATLFLDGELRLARFTPAATALFGLQPTDAGRPIQDLAPRFTGLDLPAEARQVLADTAPRNRQVRSLDGDRHYLARLLPYRNLLQQVEGVVATFVDYTEIHRFQAALADREERLTRVQAGAQACTWEMDLGTGRLYWSPEFYRLLGLDPALEPSLDTWRTAVHPEDVARVLSTLGDLQVSDRVYENEYRVLLPDGRCRWVLSRGAVQPGPGPGRMAGLSLDITARKDAEVRLAVSEARLNSALHRSHTGAWAFDPTTGEAYRSPEHARIFGYEGLEDPWTFAIFLDHIHPDDRVRVREAIQAAMAAGRDWDLECRIRRRDGFPRWIRVAGGPDPGEGGAVARMAGVIQDISDRKEAEEARLKSERQFAAAFHGSPDAIAITHAETEVYQLVNESFSRMLGYTPDQVIGRSAKDLHVWLDLEDRSRWIATLQREGQVRSLESRFRKADGQILVAEISSRPFQMDEGSFILTLIRDLTQVKADQEARRTLEAEVAQIQKLESLGRLAGGVAHDMNNVLGAIFAVSQTLRARYGGDPTLDAALVTLERAAGRGRDLVKGLVGFSRKGTGAFLPLDLNDMVAMERDILDHTLLQKHQVETDLQPNLPLVQGDAGTLGSALMNLCVNAVDAMPAGGTLRIRTRVLPGGFVQLDVEDTGEGMPPEVLEKAMEPFFTTKPQGKGTGLGLAQVFTAVRAHGGQVSLRSEVGRGTCVTLVLPSTTSGALPAPETAQAETGAGREILLVDDDELVRSALPLMLELLGHRVRCAGGGPEALAMLREGWRPAVVLLDMNMPGMGGLEVLQGIRELDRRLPVILTTGYTDEDVTAAMAADPRLLLSLKPLTIEGFQRQLRTVDQLPD, encoded by the coding sequence ATGACCGATGCACAGGCTCCATCCAGCCCTGCCGGCCCGGCCGAGGATCCGCTCCGGCTGGTCTGCCTCGTGGCGTCCGCGGGCGGCCTGGATCCCCTGAAGCTGATCACCGCCTGCCTGGGGCCGGGGTTGGCGGGGGTGGTGCTGATCCTCCAGCACTTCCCCGAGGACCAGGCGAGCCACTTGCCGGATCTCCTCACCGCCTCCTGCGCGCTGCCCGTTCGGGTGGGATTGCCGGGCACGGTCCTGGCGGCGGGCACCCTGTATGTGCTGGGCGGGGGCATGGAAGTGGAGGCGGTTCCGGGCGGGCTCTGCCTCCGGCGCGACCAGGCCATCCCCACCCAGGACCTGCCGGGGGACCATCTGCTCCGCTCCGCCGCCGCCGCCGTGGGCCGCCGCGCCGCGGGCATCCTGCTTTCGGGCACGGGGCGGGACGGCACGGAGGGCCTCCGGGCCATCCGGGACGCGGGGGGCATGACCCTCGTCCAGGCCCCCGCCAGCGCCGCCTATGACGGCATGGCGCGGAGCGCCATGGAGGCGGGGGTGGCGGGCCGGGTGCTGCCGCCGGAGGAACTGGCGGTCGCCATCCAGGAGTTCTGTCAGGGCGCGCGGCCGGGGGCCCCTGGCCGTTCCGGAGGCCTCCCGGAGATTTGCGACACCCTGACGCGCCTCACGGGGCACGACTTCCATGGCTACAAGCAGGGGACCCTCCTCCGTCGGATCCAGCGCCGCATGCGCGCCTGCCAGTGCCGCTCCCTGGGGGAGTACGCCCTGGCCCTGGAGGGGAACGCCCAGGAGGGGGCCGCCCTTCTGGCTGACCTGCTCATTGGCGTCACGGAGTTCTTCCGGGATCCCCTGGCCTTCGAGGCCCTGGGCCGGGCCCTGGGGGCGGCCCAGGCGGCCGGCGGTCCGCAGCCCCGGGACATCCGAGCCTGGGTGCCCGGGTGCGCGACCGGGGAGGAGGCCTATTCCATCGCCATGGTCCTCTCCGAGACCCTGGGCGACCTGCGGCCCCTGAAGGTCTTCGCCACCGATATCGATGTCCAGGCGCTCATGCGGGCCAAGCAGGGGCAGTACCGGGCCGAGGACCTGCGGGGCGTTTCGGCCGGGCGCCTGACCCGGTTCTTCGAGGCGGAGCTGGACGGCCTGCGCATCCGGAAGGAGCTGCGGGCCTGCTGTCTGTTCTCCTTCCACAACCTCCTGCAGGACCCGCCCTTTTCGGACCTGGACCTGATCAGCTGCCGGAACCTGTTCATCTACCTCCGGCCGGAGGTGCAGGAGCGCCTCGTGCCCTTCCTCCACTTCGCCCTCCGTCCGGGAGGCCTCCTGTTCCTGGGGCCATCGGACGGCACCGGCGCCCTGGGGGAGCTCTTCGAGCCCCTGGACGGCTCCCATCGCATCTTCCGGCGGCGGGACGCGGTGCGGCGGCCGGCCCTGGTGGGCCTGCAGCGGTCGCTGGGGGAGCCGGGAAGCGGGGCCTATGTGCGTTCCCCCGCCCCCGCGATGCCCGTGGGATCCGTGGGACTCTTCGAACGGTTGCTGCTGGAGGAGTTCGTGCCGCCGAGCGCCATCGTCAACGCGGCGGGGGACGTGCTCTACGGGGCCGGCGGCATCGGTCGCCACCTGGCGCCGGCCCTGGGGACGCCCACGGGGAACCTGGTGCGCGGCGCGGGCGGTGCGCTGGGGACGACCCTGAAGGCCCTGCTGGTCCGGGCCGCCGCCGAACCGGGGGGCACGGCCCAGGCCGTCGTCCGGGACGAGGCGGGGACCGCCCCCGGCCTCATCCGGGTGCTCGTGCGGGCCCTTCCGGGCATGGGCCGGGCTTCCGGCACCTTCGCGGTGATCCTTCGCCCGGAGGGCCCCGCCCAGGATCCGGTTCCTTCCGGCGACACGGGCCAGCTGGACGCGCCCCTGCTGGAGCAGCTGGATTCCGAGCTCCGGGCCACCCGGGCGGAGCTCCAGATGACGGTGGAGGACCTGGAATCGGCCAACGAGGAGCTGCGCAGCTCCAACGAGGAGCTCCAGACCTCCCAGGAGGAGCTCCAGTCCGTCAACGAGGAGCTGGTCGTCATCAACCGGGAGCTCCAGACGAAGGTCCAGGAACTGCAGGAGGCCAATGCGGACCTCCAAAACCTCTTCGCGGCCACGGACATCGCGACGCTCTTCCTGGACGGGGAGCTGCGCCTGGCCCGCTTCACCCCCGCGGCCACAGCCCTTTTCGGGCTCCAGCCGACCGACGCGGGGCGGCCCATCCAGGATCTGGCCCCGCGCTTCACGGGCCTGGACCTGCCCGCCGAGGCCCGGCAGGTCCTGGCCGACACCGCGCCCCGGAACCGCCAGGTGCGCAGCCTGGATGGGGACCGCCACTACCTCGCCCGCCTCCTGCCCTACCGCAACCTCCTGCAGCAGGTGGAGGGGGTGGTGGCCACCTTCGTGGATTACACGGAAATCCACCGGTTCCAGGCGGCCCTGGCGGACCGGGAGGAGCGCCTGACGCGGGTCCAGGCGGGGGCCCAGGCCTGCACCTGGGAGATGGACCTGGGGACGGGCCGACTCTACTGGTCGCCCGAGTTCTACCGGCTGCTCGGCCTGGATCCCGCCCTGGAGCCCTCCCTGGACACGTGGCGGACGGCGGTCCATCCCGAGGACGTGGCCCGGGTGCTTTCGACCCTGGGGGACCTCCAGGTCAGCGACCGGGTCTACGAGAACGAATACCGTGTCCTGCTGCCGGACGGGCGCTGCCGGTGGGTCCTGTCCCGGGGTGCCGTCCAGCCGGGTCCCGGCCCGGGACGGATGGCCGGTCTGTCCCTGGACATCACGGCCCGCAAGGATGCCGAAGTCCGGCTGGCCGTGAGCGAGGCGCGCCTCAACTCGGCCCTGCACCGGAGCCACACCGGCGCCTGGGCCTTCGACCCCACGACGGGCGAAGCCTACCGGAGTCCCGAACACGCCCGGATCTTCGGGTACGAGGGGCTGGAGGACCCCTGGACCTTCGCGATCTTCCTGGACCACATCCATCCCGACGACCGGGTTCGGGTCCGGGAAGCCATCCAGGCTGCCATGGCGGCGGGCCGGGACTGGGACCTGGAATGCCGGATCCGCCGCCGGGATGGGTTCCCGCGCTGGATCCGCGTGGCGGGCGGGCCAGACCCCGGGGAGGGCGGCGCCGTGGCGCGCATGGCGGGGGTCATCCAGGACATCTCGGACCGCAAGGAGGCCGAGGAGGCGCGGCTCAAGTCCGAGCGGCAGTTCGCGGCCGCCTTCCACGGCAGCCCCGACGCCATCGCCATCACCCACGCGGAGACGGAGGTGTACCAACTGGTCAACGAAAGTTTTTCCAGGATGCTGGGCTACACCCCGGACCAGGTCATCGGCCGCTCCGCCAAGGATCTGCACGTGTGGCTGGACCTGGAGGACCGGAGCCGCTGGATCGCCACCCTCCAGCGGGAGGGGCAGGTCCGCAGCCTGGAGTCCCGCTTCCGGAAGGCGGACGGGCAGATCCTCGTGGCGGAGATCTCCTCCCGGCCGTTCCAGATGGACGAGGGGTCGTTCATCCTCACCCTCATCCGCGACCTGACCCAGGTCAAGGCGGACCAGGAGGCCCGGCGCACCCTGGAGGCCGAGGTGGCCCAGATCCAGAAACTGGAGAGCCTGGGACGCCTGGCCGGCGGAGTCGCCCACGACATGAACAACGTCCTGGGCGCCATCTTCGCGGTGAGCCAGACCCTGCGGGCCCGCTACGGCGGGGACCCCACCCTCGACGCCGCCCTGGTGACCCTGGAGCGGGCCGCGGGGCGGGGCCGGGACCTGGTGAAAGGCCTCGTCGGGTTCAGCCGGAAGGGCACCGGCGCCTTCCTCCCCCTCGACCTCAACGACATGGTGGCCATGGAGCGGGACATCCTGGACCACACCCTCCTCCAGAAGCACCAGGTGGAGACGGACCTGCAGCCGAATCTTCCCCTGGTCCAGGGCGATGCCGGCACCCTGGGCAGCGCCCTCATGAACCTGTGCGTCAATGCGGTGGACGCCATGCCCGCCGGCGGCACCCTGCGGATCCGCACCCGGGTGCTGCCGGGCGGCTTCGTCCAGTTGGACGTGGAGGACACGGGCGAAGGCATGCCGCCGGAGGTGCTGGAGAAGGCCATGGAGCCCTTCTTCACGACCAAGCCCCAGGGCAAGGGGACCGGCCTGGGGCTGGCCCAGGTGTTCACGGCGGTGCGCGCCCACGGCGGCCAGGTCTCCCTGCGCAGCGAGGTGGGCCGGGGCACCTGCGTGACCCTCGTGCTGCCGTCCACCACGAGCGGGGCCCTGCCGGCGCCGGAGACGGCCCAGGCGGAGACGGGCGCGGGGCGCGAGATCCTGCTGGTGGACGATGACGAGCTGGTGCGGTCGGCGCTGCCCCTCATGCTGGAACTGCTCGGCCACCGGGTCCGGTGCGCGGGGGGCGGTCCGGAGGCCCTGGCCATGCTACGGGAAGGCTGGCGGCCTGCGGTGGTCCTGCTGGACATGAACATGCCGGGCATGGGCGGCCTGGAAGTCCTCCAGGGCATCCGCGAACTGGACCGCCGGCTGCCGGTGATCCTCACCACCGGCTACACCGACGAGGACGTCACCGCGGCCATGGCCGCCGACCCGCGCCTGCTGCTGAGCCTCAAGCCCCTCACCATCGAAGGTTTCCAGCGCCAGCTCCGGACCGTGGACCAGCTCCCCGATTAG
- a CDS encoding tRNA threonylcarbamoyladenosine dehydratase has translation MRWFARTEQLLGEAAYARLASSRVAVFGLGGVGSYAVEALARAGVGELRLVDYGVVDESNINRQLFALHSTVGQRKVDLAAARVRDIQPECRVDVRPGFVNAETVEGFLDPAPDLVIDAIDSLNSKVTLLETVWRRGLPLVSSMGAGGRLDMGALRVGDLAETTICPLARMVRLRLRRRGVTGGIPCVYSVEPARNTTPYQAQDRGEHFGTGRVRTPIGTVSYMPAAFGLRVAQEAIARLLAVAPEGETQKQVEMA, from the coding sequence ATGAGATGGTTCGCCCGCACGGAACAACTGCTGGGGGAGGCGGCGTATGCCCGATTGGCCTCCAGCCGGGTCGCGGTCTTCGGCCTGGGCGGCGTGGGCTCGTACGCGGTGGAGGCCCTGGCCCGGGCCGGCGTGGGGGAGCTGCGCCTGGTGGACTACGGCGTGGTGGACGAGAGCAACATCAACCGCCAGCTCTTCGCCCTCCACAGCACGGTGGGGCAGCGGAAGGTGGACCTGGCGGCCGCCCGGGTGCGGGACATCCAGCCGGAATGCAGGGTGGATGTGCGGCCGGGCTTCGTGAACGCGGAGACCGTCGAGGGGTTCCTGGATCCGGCGCCGGACCTGGTCATCGACGCCATCGACAGCCTCAACTCCAAGGTGACCCTGCTGGAGACCGTCTGGCGCCGGGGCCTGCCCCTGGTCAGCAGCATGGGGGCGGGGGGCCGCCTGGACATGGGGGCCCTGCGGGTGGGGGACCTGGCCGAGACCACCATCTGTCCCCTGGCCCGGATGGTGCGCCTGCGCCTGCGCCGGCGGGGGGTGACCGGCGGCATCCCCTGCGTCTATTCGGTGGAACCGGCGCGCAACACCACGCCCTACCAGGCCCAGGACCGGGGCGAGCACTTCGGCACCGGCCGGGTGCGGACCCCCATCGGCACGGTGTCCTACATGCCGGCGGCCTTCGGGCTGCGGGTGGCCCAGGAGGCCATCGCGCGCCTGCTCGCTGTGGCTCCGGAAGGGGAAACGCAAAAACAAGTGGAAATGGCCTGA
- a CDS encoding TatD family hydrolase: protein MLVDAHCHLQDPRLAADLEGVLARARAAGVGAFVVCGTREADWGAVLDLARTRAGVIPFAGLHPWHVAEASPGWEPALVAAFHAGAGAGEAGLDFSEGRPDRDLQEAVLAAQVRLAAAHGLPLALHAVKAADRLAAVLRRVGLGRAGGYVHAFSGAPEVARTYLDLGLHLSFGGAITRPGATRAQAALAFVPRDRYLLETDAPDLAPAGVTGPNEPAHLALIAAAAGRIRGEDAGARAADNARTLLGRWLA, encoded by the coding sequence GTGCTGGTCGACGCCCACTGCCACCTCCAGGATCCGCGGCTGGCCGCGGACCTGGAGGGGGTGCTGGCCCGGGCCCGGGCCGCGGGGGTGGGCGCCTTCGTGGTCTGCGGGACGCGGGAGGCCGACTGGGGGGCCGTGCTGGACCTCGCCCGGACCCGGGCCGGGGTCATTCCCTTCGCGGGGCTGCACCCCTGGCATGTGGCGGAGGCCTCGCCCGGCTGGGAACCGGCCCTCGTGGCGGCCTTCCATGCGGGCGCCGGGGCAGGGGAGGCGGGCCTGGATTTCTCGGAGGGCCGGCCGGACCGGGACCTGCAGGAGGCCGTGCTGGCCGCCCAGGTGCGGCTGGCGGCGGCCCATGGCCTGCCCCTCGCCCTCCACGCCGTAAAGGCCGCCGACCGGCTCGCCGCCGTGCTCCGGCGGGTGGGCCTGGGCCGGGCCGGGGGCTACGTGCACGCCTTCTCGGGGGCGCCGGAGGTGGCGCGGACCTACCTGGACCTGGGCCTCCACCTGTCCTTCGGGGGGGCGATCACCCGCCCCGGCGCGACCCGGGCCCAGGCCGCCCTGGCCTTCGTTCCGCGGGACCGCTACCTGCTGGAAACGGACGCGCCGGACCTGGCCCCCGCGGGGGTGACCGGGCCCAACGAACCGGCCCACCTGGCGCTGATCGCCGCCGCCGCCGGGCGGATCCGGGGCGAGGACGCGGGGGCCCGGGCAGCAGACAACGCACGCACGCTTCTGGGAAGGTGGTTGGCATGA
- the ahcY gene encoding adenosylhomocysteinase codes for MTTVATDFQVADLSLAAWGRREIAIAETEMPGLMAIREEYAGARPLAGARIAGSLHMTIQTAVLIETLKALGAEVRWASCNIFSTQDHAAAAIADGGTPVFAYKGESLDDYWAFTHRIFDFPQGSANMILDDGGDATLLLHLGARAEQDPSILDNPSNEEETALFGAIRRRLAQDHGWYARQLAAVKGVTEETTTGVHRLYQMAERGELKFPAINVNDSVTKSKFDNLYGCRESLVDGIKRATDVMIAGKVAVICGYGDVGKGCAQAMRALSAQVWVTEIDPICALQAAMEGYRVVTMEWAADKADIFVTATGNYHVIGHDHMAAMKDQAIVCNIGHFDSEIDVASLEGYRWEEIKPQVDHIVFPDGKRIILLAKGRLVNLGCGTGHPSYVMSSSFANQTLAQIELWTKQGEYPIGVYTLPKKLDEHVARLQLRKLNAQLTELTEAQAKYISVPVEGPFKPDHYRY; via the coding sequence ATGACCACCGTCGCCACCGACTTCCAGGTCGCCGACCTGTCCCTCGCCGCCTGGGGACGCCGGGAGATCGCCATCGCCGAGACGGAGATGCCCGGCCTCATGGCCATCCGGGAGGAGTACGCCGGCGCCAGGCCCCTCGCGGGCGCCCGCATCGCCGGGTCCCTCCACATGACCATCCAGACCGCGGTGCTCATCGAGACCCTCAAGGCCCTCGGGGCCGAGGTCCGCTGGGCCTCGTGCAACATCTTCAGCACCCAGGACCACGCGGCCGCGGCCATCGCCGACGGCGGGACGCCGGTGTTCGCGTACAAGGGCGAGAGCCTGGACGACTACTGGGCCTTCACCCACCGGATCTTCGACTTCCCCCAGGGGTCGGCCAACATGATCCTGGACGACGGCGGGGACGCCACCCTCCTGCTCCACCTGGGCGCCCGCGCCGAGCAGGACCCCTCGATCCTGGACAACCCCTCCAACGAGGAGGAGACGGCGCTCTTCGGGGCCATCCGCCGCCGCCTGGCCCAGGACCACGGCTGGTACGCGCGGCAGCTGGCCGCGGTGAAGGGCGTGACGGAGGAGACCACGACGGGCGTGCACCGCCTCTACCAGATGGCGGAGCGCGGCGAGCTCAAGTTCCCGGCCATCAACGTCAACGACTCCGTCACCAAGAGCAAGTTCGACAACCTCTACGGCTGCCGCGAGTCCCTGGTGGACGGCATCAAGCGCGCCACGGACGTGATGATCGCCGGCAAGGTCGCCGTGATCTGCGGCTACGGGGACGTGGGCAAAGGCTGCGCCCAGGCCATGCGCGCCCTCTCCGCGCAGGTGTGGGTGACCGAGATCGATCCCATCTGCGCGCTGCAGGCCGCGATGGAGGGCTACCGGGTCGTGACCATGGAGTGGGCGGCGGACAAGGCCGACATCTTCGTCACCGCCACGGGCAACTACCACGTGATCGGCCACGACCACATGGCGGCCATGAAGGACCAGGCCATCGTCTGCAACATCGGCCACTTCGACAGCGAGATCGACGTGGCGAGCCTCGAGGGCTACCGGTGGGAGGAGATCAAGCCCCAGGTGGACCACATCGTCTTCCCCGACGGCAAGCGCATCATCCTGCTGGCCAAGGGCCGCCTGGTGAACCTGGGCTGCGGCACGGGCCACCCCTCGTACGTGATGAGCTCCAGCTTCGCCAACCAGACCCTGGCGCAGATCGAGCTGTGGACGAAGCAGGGCGAGTACCCCATCGGCGTCTACACCCTGCCCAAGAAGCTCGACGAGCACGTGGCCCGGCTCCAGCTCAGGAAGCTCAACGCCCAGCTCACGGAGCTCACCGAGGCCCAGGCGAAGTACATCAGCGTCCCCGTGGAAGGGCCCTTCAAGCCCGACCACTACCGGTACTAG
- a CDS encoding N-acyl-D-amino-acid deacylase family protein: MLESAPAFQTLIRNARILDGTGAPAWTGDVGIRDGRIAALGDLAGAGAGTVVEARGLAAAPGFIDVHTHDDRAVFQEADIRPKLAQGVTTVVTGNCGISLAPLLPREDPPAPLDLLGGAGDYRFGTFAAFLDALRAAPLPVNVVPLVGHGTLRVGAVAAIGGPAAPGELRTMVRRVEEAMDAGARGFSTGLAYPPNLGATAAETAALARASAARGGRLCVHVRDEFDGVAEATREAFAIARAAEAPLVLSHQKAAGRANGGRSRELLDLYAEEGADVPFALDAYPYEAGSTVLDPAFAAQSREVLVAWSRPHPEAAGRTLAAVAADWGVGPLEALDRLQPGGGVYFHMLAEDVDRILLHPRCMVGSDGLPHDTHPHPRLWGTFPRYLRRMALDRPRLTLEEAVRRITALPAEVFGLRDRGRLAPGFAADLVLFDPDALRDNATYADPRTPPAGIAAVYVNGRETGQGAAGALL, translated from the coding sequence ATGCTGGAGTCCGCCCCCGCCTTCCAAACCCTGATCCGGAACGCCCGGATCCTGGACGGAACCGGCGCCCCCGCCTGGACCGGGGACGTGGGGATCCGGGACGGGCGCATCGCCGCCCTGGGGGACCTCGCCGGGGCCGGGGCCGGCACCGTCGTCGAGGCCCGGGGCCTCGCCGCGGCGCCCGGCTTCATCGACGTCCACACCCACGACGACCGGGCCGTGTTCCAGGAGGCCGATATCCGGCCCAAGCTGGCCCAGGGCGTCACCACCGTCGTCACCGGCAACTGCGGCATCAGCCTGGCCCCCCTCCTGCCCCGGGAGGACCCGCCCGCGCCCCTGGACCTCCTGGGCGGGGCCGGCGACTACCGCTTCGGCACCTTCGCGGCCTTCCTCGACGCCCTCCGGGCGGCCCCGCTCCCCGTGAACGTCGTGCCCCTGGTGGGCCACGGCACCCTGCGGGTGGGGGCCGTCGCCGCCATCGGCGGGCCCGCGGCCCCCGGCGAGCTCCGGACCATGGTCCGCCGCGTCGAGGAGGCCATGGACGCCGGCGCCCGGGGCTTCAGCACCGGGCTCGCCTACCCCCCCAACCTGGGGGCCACCGCCGCCGAGACCGCGGCCCTGGCCCGGGCCTCCGCCGCCCGGGGCGGGCGCCTCTGCGTCCACGTGCGGGACGAGTTCGACGGCGTCGCCGAGGCCACCCGGGAGGCCTTCGCCATCGCCCGCGCCGCGGAAGCCCCCCTCGTCCTCAGCCATCAGAAGGCCGCGGGCCGGGCCAACGGCGGCCGCAGCCGGGAGCTGCTGGACCTCTACGCCGAGGAGGGCGCGGACGTGCCCTTCGCCCTGGACGCCTACCCCTACGAGGCCGGCTCCACCGTCCTGGACCCGGCCTTCGCCGCCCAGAGCCGGGAGGTCCTCGTGGCCTGGTCCCGCCCCCACCCCGAGGCCGCGGGCCGCACCCTGGCGGCGGTGGCCGCGGACTGGGGCGTCGGGCCCCTCGAGGCCCTGGACCGGCTCCAGCCCGGCGGCGGCGTCTACTTCCACATGCTGGCCGAGGACGTGGACCGCATCCTCCTCCACCCCCGCTGCATGGTGGGCTCCGACGGCCTGCCCCACGACACCCATCCCCACCCCCGCCTCTGGGGGACCTTCCCCCGCTACCTGCGGCGCATGGCCCTGGACCGCCCCCGCCTGACCCTGGAGGAGGCCGTCCGGCGCATCACCGCCCTCCCCGCCGAGGTCTTCGGCCTGCGGGACCGCGGGCGCCTGGCGCCCGGCTTCGCCGCGGACCTCGTCCTCTTCGATCCGGACGCCCTGCGCGACAACGCCACCTACGCCGACCCCCGCACCCCCCCCGCGGGCATCGCCGCCGTCTACGTGAACGGCCGCGAAACCGGCCAGGGCGCGGCCGGCGCGCTCCTCTGA
- the yaaA gene encoding peroxide stress protein YaaA: MIFVIASAKKLDFARQLPAVEGTAPARLKEAAGLARILKGLDMAALADLMGMSGELAALTAGRFAAWKPAHAAPEARPAVLAYSGDAYQGLDAWSLAPADLAWAQDRLRIVSGLYGLLRPLDLIRPYRLEMGTRLANPDGADLVAAWRPRVTRDLARDLRAAGGPLVNLASGEAFAAVDASGLGRVVTPVFEDLQRGTYRVVSFHAKRARGRMVRFAIRGRIERAEDLQAFGEDGYRFEPRASDGDRWVFRR; encoded by the coding sequence GTGATCTTCGTGATCGCCTCGGCCAAGAAACTCGATTTCGCGCGGCAGCTCCCCGCCGTGGAGGGCACGGCGCCGGCGCGGCTCAAGGAGGCCGCGGGGCTGGCGCGGATCCTGAAGGGCCTGGATATGGCGGCCCTGGCGGACCTCATGGGCATGAGCGGGGAGCTCGCGGCCCTCACGGCGGGGCGGTTCGCGGCCTGGAAGCCGGCCCACGCGGCGCCGGAGGCGCGGCCCGCGGTCCTGGCCTACAGCGGGGACGCCTACCAGGGCCTCGACGCCTGGAGCCTGGCGCCGGCGGACCTGGCCTGGGCCCAGGACCGGCTCCGCATCGTCTCGGGCCTCTACGGCCTCCTGCGGCCCCTGGACCTCATCCGCCCCTACCGCCTGGAGATGGGGACGCGCCTGGCGAACCCGGACGGGGCGGACCTGGTCGCGGCCTGGCGGCCCCGGGTGACGCGGGACCTGGCCCGGGACCTGCGGGCCGCCGGCGGCCCCCTGGTGAACCTGGCCTCGGGGGAGGCCTTCGCGGCCGTCGACGCCTCGGGGCTGGGCCGGGTGGTGACGCCGGTCTTCGAGGACCTGCAGCGTGGGACGTACCGGGTGGTGAGCTTCCACGCGAAGCGGGCCCGGGGCCGCATGGTCCGCTTCGCCATCCGGGGGCGGATCGAACGGGCCGAGGATCTCCAGGCCTTCGGGGAGGACGGCTACCGCTTCGAACCCCGGGCCTCCGACGGGGACCGGTGGGTCTTCCGGCGCTGA
- the trpA gene encoding tryptophan synthase subunit alpha yields the protein MEPILPFLTAGDPDLDRLGTHLAGLRALGVGTVEVGLPHSDPVADGPVLQAAAGRALAAGATPRRVLEALAGVPGPDVVLFTYFNPLLQLGADLIPLLAPTPVKSLLVVDLPPGEEPAWEAVLRRAGYPLVPLLAPTTGPDRARRLLEARPDPGAGPFAQRFAYVVARLGVTGAGGAVDLAPVAARLRELRALTDRPLAVGFGLDDPGSLEAVRALGATPVVGSALVAALHRGGDLAGFLEPRLP from the coding sequence ATGGAACCGATCCTGCCCTTCCTCACCGCCGGGGACCCGGACCTGGACCGCCTGGGGACCCACCTGGCCGGGCTGCGGGCCCTGGGCGTGGGCACCGTGGAGGTGGGCCTGCCCCACTCCGATCCCGTGGCCGACGGTCCCGTGCTCCAGGCCGCGGCGGGCCGCGCCCTGGCCGCGGGCGCAACGCCGCGGCGCGTGCTGGAGGCCCTCGCCGGGGTCCCCGGGCCCGACGTGGTGCTCTTCACGTACTTCAATCCCCTGCTGCAGCTGGGGGCGGACCTGATCCCCCTCCTGGCCCCCACCCCGGTGAAGAGCCTGCTCGTGGTGGACCTGCCCCCCGGGGAGGAGCCGGCGTGGGAGGCCGTCCTGCGCCGCGCGGGCTACCCCCTCGTGCCCCTCCTGGCCCCCACCACCGGCCCGGACCGGGCCCGGCGGCTCCTGGAGGCCCGGCCCGATCCCGGCGCGGGTCCCTTCGCCCAGCGCTTCGCCTACGTCGTGGCCCGCCTGGGCGTGACCGGGGCGGGGGGCGCCGTGGACCTGGCCCCCGTGGCGGCGCGCCTGCGCGAGCTCCGGGCCCTCACGGACCGCCCCCTGGCGGTGGGCTTCGGCCTGGACGACCCCGGGAGCCTGGAGGCCGTGCGCGCCCTGGGGGCCACCCCCGTCGTCGGCTCCGCCCTGGTGGCGGCCCTCCACCGGGGCGGGGACCTGGCCGGCTTCCTGGAACCGCGGCTCCCGTAG